Within the Pseudomonas sp. SL4(2022) genome, the region CATGATCAGATCAACGACGGCTGCATGTTCATCCACACCACCCGCCCGGCTCTGCGGGTCAATGAGCGCGCCCCGCAAACCCGCGTGTACGAGCCCAAGGGCGATGTAGAGCCGGCTCTGCGGCAGATCTTCGAAGATTTCAGTTTCGAAGTCGGCTACGAGAACCTTGAGCGTGACCTCGCGCGCCTGCTCAAGCAATTGCGCGACAGCCTGCCGGACTGGGTGTGCAAGGACCCTGATCTGCGCATCGAGTTGTTCGCTTCGCGCCTGTACCGCAACAAGGGTGCCTATCTGGTGGGGCGTATCTACACCCGCGACGAGCAATGGCCGCTGGTGATTCCGTTGCTGCACCGCGAAGGGCAGGGGATTCAGATCGATGCGCTGATTACCGACGAAGCCGAAGTGTCGATCATCTTCTCCTTTACCCGTTCCTACTTCATGGTGCGGGTCGGCTATCCGGCGGAGTTCGTCGGCTTCCTCAAACGCATCCTACCGGGCAAGCACATTGCCGAGCTGTACACCTCGATCGGTTTCTACAAGCACGGCAAGTCGGAGTTCTACCGCTCGCTGATCAACCACCTGGCCACCACCGACGACAAGTTCGTCATGGCCCCGGGGGTGCGTGGCATGGTGATGAGCGTATTCACCCTGCCGGGCTTCAACACCGTGTTCAAGATCATCAAGGACCGCTTCTCACCCTCGAAGAACGTCGACCGCGCCACGGTGATTGAGAAGTACCGCCTGGTGAAAACCGTCGACCGGGTAGGGCGTATGGCTGACACCCAGGAATTTGCCGATTTCCGCTTCCCATTAAGCAAGTTCGACCCCGAGTGCCTGGCGGAGCTGCTGGAAGTAGCGCCGTCCACCGTCGAGGTCAATGGCGACACGGTGCTGGTGCGCCACTGCTGGACAGAACGGCGCATGACCCCGCTCAACCTGTATGTGGAAAGTGCCAGCGAAGCTCAGGTGCGCGAGGCGCTGGACGACTACGGCCTGGCGATCAAGCAGTTGGCGGCAGCAAACATCTTTCCCGGCGACATGCTGCTGAAGAACTTCGGCGTTACCCGCCACGGCCGTGTGGTGTTCTACGACTACGACGAGATCTGCTTCCTCACCGAAGCCAACTTTCGACGCATTCCGCCACCGCGCTACCCCGAGGATGAAATGTCCTCCGAACCCTGGTATTCGGTG harbors:
- the aceK gene encoding bifunctional isocitrate dehydrogenase kinase/phosphatase: MPQQWPASAIAALILEGFDDYREQFRQITNGARVRFEQAQWQEIQQASAARIALYEEYVTAVSERLRKAYEADVLLDVEQWPLVKSAYIALIDLRYDDELAETWFNSIFCGLFSHDQINDGCMFIHTTRPALRVNERAPQTRVYEPKGDVEPALRQIFEDFSFEVGYENLERDLARLLKQLRDSLPDWVCKDPDLRIELFASRLYRNKGAYLVGRIYTRDEQWPLVIPLLHREGQGIQIDALITDEAEVSIIFSFTRSYFMVRVGYPAEFVGFLKRILPGKHIAELYTSIGFYKHGKSEFYRSLINHLATTDDKFVMAPGVRGMVMSVFTLPGFNTVFKIIKDRFSPSKNVDRATVIEKYRLVKTVDRVGRMADTQEFADFRFPLSKFDPECLAELLEVAPSTVEVNGDTVLVRHCWTERRMTPLNLYVESASEAQVREALDDYGLAIKQLAAANIFPGDMLLKNFGVTRHGRVVFYDYDEICFLTEANFRRIPPPRYPEDEMSSEPWYSVAPLDVFPEEFPPFLFADIKQRKLFSELHGDLYDADYWKSLQEAIRAGKVIDVFPYRRKDQADKEY